The proteins below are encoded in one region of Mycobacterium shinjukuense:
- the rplK gene encoding 50S ribosomal protein L11: protein MAAKKKKVAGLIKLQIVAGQANPAPPVGPALGQHGVNIMEFCKAYNAATENQRGNVIPVEITVYEDRSFTFTLKTPPAAKLLLKAAGVAKGSAEPHKNKIAKVSWDQVREIAETKKADLNANDIDAAAKIIAGTARSMGITVE, encoded by the coding sequence ATGGCCGCGAAGAAGAAGAAGGTCGCCGGGCTGATCAAACTGCAGATCGTGGCGGGGCAGGCCAACCCTGCGCCCCCGGTTGGCCCCGCGCTCGGCCAGCATGGCGTCAACATCATGGAGTTCTGCAAGGCGTACAACGCCGCCACGGAGAATCAGCGCGGCAACGTCATCCCGGTGGAGATCACCGTCTACGAGGACCGCAGCTTCACGTTCACGCTCAAGACGCCGCCCGCTGCCAAGCTGCTGCTCAAGGCGGCGGGTGTGGCCAAGGGCTCCGCGGAGCCGCACAAGAACAAGATCGCCAAGGTCAGCTGGGATCAGGTCCGGGAGATCGCGGAGACGAAAAAGGCTGACCTCAACGCCAACGACATCGACGCTGCCGCCAAGATCATCGCCGGCACCGCCCGCTCGATGGGCATCACCGTCGAGTAG
- the nusG gene encoding transcription termination/antitermination protein NusG — MTAFDGDTSAGEAVDVHKANTPQQVAAPVEEVDPAAALKAELRSKPGDWYVIHSYAGYENKVKANLETRVQNLDVGDYIFQVEVPTEEVTEIKNGQRKQVNRKVLPGYILVRMELTDDSWAAVRNTPGVTGFVGATSRPSPLALDDVVKFLLPRGASKKTAKGAASTAAVTEAGGLERPVVEVDYEVGESVTVMDGPFATLPATISEVNAEQQKLKVLVSIFGRETPVELTFSQVSKI, encoded by the coding sequence GTGACTGCCTTCGACGGTGACACGTCCGCGGGGGAAGCGGTGGACGTGCACAAGGCCAACACCCCCCAGCAGGTGGCGGCCCCGGTGGAAGAGGTCGACCCGGCCGCCGCGCTCAAGGCCGAGCTGCGCAGCAAGCCCGGCGACTGGTACGTGATCCACTCCTACGCGGGGTACGAGAACAAGGTGAAAGCCAACCTCGAGACCCGGGTGCAGAACCTCGACGTCGGTGACTACATCTTCCAGGTGGAGGTGCCCACCGAAGAAGTCACCGAGATCAAGAACGGCCAGCGCAAGCAGGTCAACCGCAAGGTGCTGCCCGGCTACATCCTGGTGCGTATGGAATTGACCGACGACTCCTGGGCCGCGGTGCGTAACACGCCGGGGGTGACCGGGTTCGTCGGCGCGACCTCCCGCCCATCGCCACTTGCGCTCGACGACGTGGTGAAGTTTCTGCTGCCGCGCGGGGCGTCGAAGAAGACCGCCAAAGGCGCGGCCAGCACCGCGGCCGTCACCGAGGCGGGCGGGCTGGAGCGTCCGGTTGTCGAGGTCGACTACGAGGTCGGCGAATCGGTCACCGTCATGGACGGACCCTTTGCCACGCTGCCGGCCACGATCAGCGAGGTCAACGCCGAACAGCAGAAGCTCAAGGTACTGGTGTCCATCTTCGGCCGCGAAACACCGGTGGAACTGACCTTTAGCCAGGTTTCCAAGATCTAG